From a single Collibacillus ludicampi genomic region:
- a CDS encoding alpha/beta-type small acid-soluble spore protein, producing MARRRNRILVPEARQVLDRLKCELVREEQGLTNTVTCSTNPNDIKYEVAEQLGVPLLQGDNGDLTTRQAGKVGGQLGGSMVRKLVEIAQQKLAEENGKEPI from the coding sequence ATGGCGAGAAGACGCAATCGCATTCTCGTTCCCGAGGCTCGACAAGTGCTGGATCGTCTCAAATGCGAGTTGGTGCGTGAAGAACAGGGGTTAACGAATACAGTCACCTGTTCGACCAATCCCAATGACATCAAATATGAAGTAGCGGAGCAATTAGGCGTTCCCCTTCTGCAAGGGGATAACGGTGATTTGACGACGCGTCAAGCAGGAAAAGTAGGCGGACAACTTGGCGGCTCCATGGTACGTAAATTGGTTGAGATCGCCCAGCAGAAGTTAGCTGAAGAAAACGGAAAAGAACCTATATAG
- the holA gene encoding DNA polymerase III subunit delta produces MLKHYRELMSSIQNGDILPLYLFYGSEQVLMQEVVEELIKRLVPADSFNCLRFHCDETPIQAVVQEADSMPFMAERRLIIVENAFLFTGTKGTRVEHDLTSLEKYLEQPAPFSTVVFLVYADKLDERKKITKLAMKRAKVVSFHTLKEHECRDWIEKQVKKRRGRITPDAINRLILYVGTNLQLLQTEIDKLCLYTDESEVIDEDVVDLLAARTIEQDIFVFIDEVVRGRMERAIRLFYDLLKQKEAPVKLLFMITRQVRMMLQVKLYSQRGFAVQHIAGMIGAHPFVCKRAYEQARSYSLQQLESMLCELAEMDYKIKSGQIGDTEGVETFLLRLPQFLGSPPCHMGGAIRG; encoded by the coding sequence GTGCTGAAACATTATCGGGAATTGATGAGCAGCATTCAAAATGGGGATATTCTTCCCTTGTATTTGTTTTACGGGAGCGAACAGGTTTTGATGCAAGAGGTTGTCGAAGAATTGATCAAGCGGTTGGTGCCAGCCGATTCTTTCAATTGCTTACGCTTCCACTGTGATGAAACGCCTATTCAGGCAGTTGTACAGGAAGCGGATTCGATGCCCTTTATGGCTGAAAGGCGCCTGATCATCGTAGAGAATGCGTTTCTTTTTACAGGGACGAAAGGAACACGTGTTGAGCATGATTTAACCTCATTGGAAAAGTATTTGGAACAACCTGCCCCCTTTTCGACCGTCGTTTTTCTTGTCTATGCGGATAAACTGGATGAGCGTAAAAAAATTACAAAGTTAGCGATGAAACGGGCGAAAGTAGTAAGCTTCCACACGCTGAAAGAACATGAATGCCGCGATTGGATCGAAAAACAGGTGAAAAAACGGAGAGGTCGTATCACACCAGACGCGATCAATCGCTTGATTCTCTATGTAGGAACAAATTTGCAACTCCTGCAGACAGAAATCGATAAACTCTGTCTTTACACGGATGAATCGGAAGTGATCGATGAAGATGTGGTCGATCTACTCGCTGCGCGCACCATCGAACAAGATATTTTCGTTTTTATCGACGAAGTCGTACGTGGACGTATGGAACGGGCTATACGCCTTTTCTATGATTTGCTCAAGCAGAAGGAAGCACCTGTGAAACTGCTTTTCATGATTACGCGCCAAGTTCGCATGATGCTTCAGGTGAAGCTGTATTCGCAGCGGGGCTTTGCCGTCCAACATATTGCCGGAATGATCGGTGCTCATCCGTTTGTCTGCAAAAGAGCCTACGAACAGGCGAGAAGCTATTCGCTTCAACAGCTTGAATCAATGCTTTGCGAGTTGGCGGAAATGGATTACAAAATCAAGTCCGGTCAAATCGGAGATACGGAAGGGGTCGAAACGTTTTTGCTGCGCCTTCCTCAATTTCTTGGTAGTCCCCCATGCCACATGGGCGGCGCCATCAGAGGGTGA
- the rpsT gene encoding 30S ribosomal protein S20, which yields MPNIKSAIKRVKISRARTLRNAAAKSALRTAIKKFEAALANNDKENAQVLLRQATRSLDKAVTKGIIHKNKAARKKSRLMRKFNQLNASA from the coding sequence ATGCCGAATATTAAATCTGCCATTAAGCGTGTGAAAATTTCCCGCGCTCGTACTCTTCGTAACGCTGCGGCGAAATCCGCCCTCCGTACAGCGATTAAAAAGTTTGAGGCAGCGCTTGCAAATAACGACAAGGAGAACGCACAAGTTCTTCTTCGCCAGGCTACACGCTCACTCGATAAAGCGGTAACCAAAGGGATTATTCATAAAAACAAAGCTGCTCGCAAAAAGTCGCGTTTGATGCGTAAATTCAATCAGTTAAACGCGAGTGCATAA